Proteins from a genomic interval of Leptospirales bacterium:
- a CDS encoding cation-transporting P-type ATPase: protein MIRELLSRQSIQTGLSGDLDQALRRMLDSSDVECTPQLLAELRSSAERPEGASGPAIFPHAALHGINSPRLHIGIVSGKSATRSTLSFRIIAILLTPLNDPERSLALLARLAALLPPLVGELSRMRDAESIRQRIAAAEGQAQGPTYFNMSQSDLALELSTDLQRGLSEAEANRRLQRYGKNALRARRRTPWTLRLMRSFFSFFAILLWGAAALCFAPGVDLPQLGLAIFVVIGVNGIFSFLQEARTDRAVETLQRMLAHRCRVLRDGEVREIDAELATPGDVILLDEGDAVPADARLIDATELEVDNSLLTGESASARRYKSDRPVLIDKPFLWIEMPNVVFAGSTVQRGAARAVVFGVGMNTEIGRIAGMTQAIRAEDTPLQRQLRGTVKTIALLAAVMGAVFLGLGWQFAGLHFSQALVFCIGLFVANVPEGLLPTVTLSLALGVQRMARRNAIVKNLSSVETLGCTTVICTDKTGTLTQNVMSVTDLLAGGELFSVSGTGYAPSGELKVKGQAISIDRLDRRPALLELLRCAYVCNNAHLRREGGEWKLSGDPTEGALMALALKGGMQGARQNLRLFPFESVRKRMSVVVRSTAGDGGAIVYAKGAPLELLERCDRAWMESGVEILKDDLRAKIREQNDRFAAEGLRVLALACRQDSAAEGMTDSQEDAESRLIFLGLAAIRDPVRPQVAEAIAACHQAGIRIVMITGDYARTAESIGQQIAMNLTSSGRSYSGSELAELTDADLAQLLAQGDSIFARVSPEQKLRIVNILREAGEIVAVTGDGVNDAPALKRAHIGIAMGKRGSDVAREAAHMVLADDNFSSIVAAIEEGRAIFRNIRRFIAYVLNSNPQEMAPYILWMLFPGTPLAMTVMGVLAVDVGTDLLPAMGLGVEPPESDVMRRPPRKQNERLLSIGLILKSYLIRGSILTAACYGAYLFFGWSQGLFSDGISLLSMPASPEGLDMSKASPAYLMSLSAFFIPTVTTQIVNVLCKRSDTRSLFDRNFLAESRRASMLQSLRRTRLPGRYPRLLRASAQRIVIALSSTLEKHWIWMNLVSNPLITVGIFFEVLFLVCLVYTPLNTIYYFAPAPWSVFVAALAGPLLLLLFDEGIKFLRRRGWRMRLVSEDDG from the coding sequence ATGATCCGCGAACTGCTATCGCGACAGTCGATTCAAACGGGATTGTCCGGCGACCTGGATCAAGCGTTGCGTCGCATGCTGGATAGCAGCGATGTTGAATGTACGCCACAACTACTGGCCGAACTGCGCAGTTCTGCCGAGCGTCCAGAGGGGGCCAGCGGCCCGGCAATATTCCCGCACGCGGCATTGCATGGCATCAATTCGCCGCGCTTGCACATTGGCATTGTCAGCGGGAAGTCAGCCACTCGATCGACGCTAAGCTTTCGAATCATAGCGATACTGCTGACTCCGCTGAACGATCCGGAGCGTTCCCTTGCCTTGCTGGCGCGCCTGGCGGCGCTCTTGCCGCCGCTGGTGGGCGAGCTTTCGCGGATGCGCGACGCCGAGTCCATTCGACAGCGCATCGCTGCGGCGGAAGGCCAGGCGCAGGGTCCCACCTACTTCAACATGAGCCAAAGTGACCTGGCTTTGGAGCTCTCCACAGATTTGCAGCGCGGACTCAGCGAAGCGGAGGCCAATCGTCGCCTGCAACGCTACGGCAAGAATGCTCTACGCGCCAGGCGACGCACTCCGTGGACCTTGCGCTTGATGCGCAGTTTCTTCAGCTTTTTTGCCATTCTGCTATGGGGCGCCGCGGCGCTTTGCTTCGCGCCGGGCGTTGATTTGCCACAGCTGGGCCTTGCCATATTTGTCGTGATTGGCGTGAACGGAATCTTTTCCTTCCTTCAGGAGGCGCGGACCGACCGCGCCGTGGAAACCTTGCAGCGCATGCTGGCCCACCGCTGTCGCGTGCTGCGCGATGGCGAGGTGCGCGAGATCGATGCGGAACTGGCCACGCCAGGCGATGTCATTTTGCTGGATGAGGGCGACGCCGTTCCGGCGGATGCGCGCTTGATTGACGCGACCGAACTGGAGGTGGACAACTCGCTGTTAACTGGCGAATCGGCTTCCGCCAGGCGCTACAAGTCCGATCGACCTGTTCTCATTGATAAACCCTTCCTCTGGATTGAGATGCCTAACGTTGTCTTTGCCGGCTCGACCGTGCAACGAGGCGCCGCTCGCGCCGTGGTTTTCGGCGTGGGAATGAATACCGAAATTGGACGAATTGCCGGCATGACGCAGGCTATTCGCGCTGAGGACACGCCGTTACAGCGCCAGCTACGTGGAACGGTCAAAACCATCGCACTGCTGGCAGCCGTGATGGGCGCAGTTTTTCTTGGCCTTGGCTGGCAATTTGCCGGACTTCATTTCTCACAGGCCCTGGTCTTTTGCATCGGGCTTTTTGTGGCAAATGTGCCGGAGGGACTGCTGCCGACGGTGACGCTCTCTCTGGCGTTGGGCGTCCAGCGCATGGCCCGGCGCAATGCAATCGTCAAGAATCTCTCCTCGGTGGAGACGCTTGGCTGCACAACTGTGATCTGTACGGACAAAACCGGAACGCTAACCCAGAACGTGATGTCGGTTACCGATCTTCTTGCTGGCGGCGAACTGTTTTCTGTCTCTGGAACCGGCTATGCGCCGAGCGGCGAACTGAAGGTCAAGGGACAAGCCATTTCGATCGATCGTCTGGATCGCAGGCCAGCGCTGCTGGAATTGTTACGTTGTGCATACGTTTGTAACAATGCCCATTTGCGTCGCGAAGGGGGCGAATGGAAATTGAGCGGAGATCCAACCGAGGGCGCCTTGATGGCCCTGGCGCTCAAGGGCGGAATGCAAGGCGCAAGGCAAAATCTCCGCCTGTTTCCCTTTGAATCGGTGCGCAAGCGCATGAGCGTTGTCGTCCGTTCGACGGCCGGCGATGGCGGCGCCATTGTATACGCCAAAGGCGCGCCGCTGGAGCTGCTGGAGCGCTGTGATCGCGCGTGGATGGAGTCGGGGGTCGAGATTTTGAAGGATGATTTGCGCGCCAAAATTCGAGAGCAAAATGATCGCTTTGCTGCCGAGGGCCTGCGCGTCCTGGCTCTGGCCTGTCGACAGGATTCCGCTGCCGAAGGAATGACGGACAGTCAAGAGGACGCAGAATCGCGTCTTATTTTTCTTGGACTGGCCGCAATTCGCGATCCGGTGCGACCGCAGGTCGCTGAGGCCATCGCCGCCTGTCACCAGGCGGGCATTCGCATTGTAATGATCACCGGCGACTATGCGCGCACAGCGGAAAGCATTGGCCAGCAAATCGCAATGAATCTGACGTCCTCCGGCCGCAGCTATTCTGGATCTGAGCTTGCCGAACTGACTGACGCCGACCTGGCGCAACTGCTGGCGCAGGGCGACAGCATCTTTGCGCGGGTCAGTCCCGAACAGAAATTGAGAATCGTAAACATATTGCGCGAAGCTGGAGAGATCGTTGCGGTCACCGGCGACGGCGTAAATGATGCGCCGGCTTTGAAACGGGCGCACATTGGCATCGCCATGGGCAAGCGAGGCAGCGACGTTGCGCGAGAAGCCGCGCATATGGTACTGGCCGACGATAACTTTAGCTCGATCGTCGCTGCCATCGAGGAGGGCCGCGCTATCTTTCGTAACATCCGTCGTTTCATCGCCTATGTCCTGAATTCAAATCCGCAAGAGATGGCGCCCTACATTCTGTGGATGCTATTTCCTGGAACGCCGCTGGCCATGACTGTCATGGGCGTCCTGGCAGTGGATGTTGGCACCGATTTGTTGCCCGCCATGGGCCTTGGCGTCGAACCGCCTGAAAGCGACGTGATGCGGCGTCCGCCGCGCAAACAAAACGAACGTTTGCTAAGTATCGGCTTAATATTGAAAAGCTATCTGATTCGCGGATCAATTTTGACCGCCGCCTGCTACGGGGCGTACCTGTTTTTTGGCTGGTCGCAAGGGCTTTTTTCGGACGGCATTTCGCTGCTGTCAATGCCGGCCTCGCCGGAGGGCCTGGACATGAGCAAAGCCAGTCCCGCTTACCTGATGAGCCTCAGCGCCTTCTTTATTCCTACGGTCACGACGCAAATCGTAAACGTACTCTGTAAACGATCTGACACGCGTTCGCTATTTGATCGCAATTTCTTGGCCGAATCGCGCCGTGCGTCGATGCTTCAGTCGCTCCGGCGAACTCGATTGCCTGGCCGCTACCCGCGTTTGCTGCGAGCGTCCGCGCAACGCATCGTGATTGCTCTGTCCTCGACGTTGGAGAAGCACTGGATCTGGATGAATCTGGTTTCAAATCCGTTGATTACTGTCGGAATCTTTTTTGAAGTGCTTTTTCTGGTTTGCCTGGTCTACACTCCCCTGAACACAATCTACTATTTTGCTCCCGCGCCGTGGAGCGTGTTCGTGGCCGCCCTTGCCGGACCGCTGCTATTGTTGCTCTTCGATGAAGGAATCAAGTTTCTGCGCCGACGCGGATGGCGTATGCGATTGGTTTCGGAAGACGACGGGTGA
- a CDS encoding NAD+ kinase, with translation MAIDKIILVTRPTRLQESVKRYNTKQQARFFVQSRGQSFDDYESEDANYLRARDQLVKSFPAELRFQVIDRSFLPNFVFGPDDLVITLGQDGLVVNTAKYLDGQAVLAVNPDPSRFDGVLLPFLPDQVAPALQRLLRAGLQQRSISMARVDLNDGQSLFAFNDLFLGVRTHTSARYTIHHRKKSERHSSSGLIVSTPAGSTGWLSSMYNMAAGVAQFAGAASKKIAATPLAWEERKLLFVVREPFRSKWSGADLVCGEIRDREELTIESHMSEGGVIFSDGMESDFLEFNAGATAKVRLAEKTTRLLLNPED, from the coding sequence ATGGCAATCGATAAAATCATTCTGGTTACGCGTCCGACGCGCTTGCAGGAATCGGTCAAGCGCTACAATACCAAGCAGCAGGCCCGCTTCTTTGTGCAGAGTCGCGGGCAAAGCTTCGATGACTATGAATCCGAGGACGCCAACTACCTGCGCGCCCGCGACCAGCTGGTGAAATCCTTCCCTGCTGAACTTCGTTTCCAGGTCATCGATCGATCCTTCTTGCCCAACTTTGTTTTTGGACCGGATGACCTGGTGATTACACTCGGGCAGGATGGATTGGTGGTCAATACTGCGAAATATCTGGATGGTCAGGCGGTACTGGCAGTTAATCCGGACCCCTCGCGTTTTGACGGCGTACTATTGCCCTTCCTGCCCGACCAGGTCGCGCCCGCGCTCCAGCGATTGTTGCGCGCCGGGCTCCAGCAACGATCCATTTCCATGGCGCGGGTTGACCTGAATGATGGCCAGAGCCTCTTCGCATTCAACGACCTGTTTCTTGGCGTACGAACGCATACCAGTGCGCGATATACAATTCACCACCGCAAGAAATCCGAGCGGCACAGTTCCAGCGGTTTGATTGTGTCCACGCCTGCCGGCAGCACCGGGTGGCTTTCCTCTATGTACAATATGGCTGCTGGCGTGGCTCAGTTTGCAGGCGCGGCCTCCAAGAAGATCGCCGCTACGCCCCTGGCGTGGGAAGAACGAAAGCTGCTGTTTGTAGTGCGCGAACCTTTTCGCAGCAAGTGGAGCGGCGCCGATCTGGTCTGTGGCGAGATTCGCGATCGTGAAGAACTGACCATCGAAAGCCACATGTCGGAAGGCGGCGTAATCTTCTCTGACGGAATGGAGTCTGATTTTCTGGAGTTCAACGCCGGCGCCACAGCAAAGGTTCGGCTTGCCGAAAAGACCACGCGTTTGCTTTTGAATCCGGAAGACTGA
- a CDS encoding band 7 protein — MFGIRYLKTRPSEYVILFRRGRARKHGAGLAFFYYSPSASLVVLPADSRDVPFIFQETTNDYQSIDIQGQLTYRVKDALRLAAMLDFSIDARGVPLGDGAEKLTLRLTNLVQLLLREKIQSYSLRDSLSAGPELARHVSERIKDAPVFAELGLEALDFTLLRISPSPEMARALEAAARETLLKDADQAIYMRRNFAVEQERQIKENELQTQIAVEQKNRQIREEQMRAEIAVQEQQKVIEERKMETAAMVEERKAEIERGKLESQTALEEQRKKLVAAATENTVARARAEAEAARTKLGALQTLSPELLEILALQQLDSRTLISRAFRDLARNSEKIGTLNLSPELLESLIKADGNR, encoded by the coding sequence ATGTTCGGGATTCGCTATCTGAAAACCAGGCCATCGGAATACGTCATTCTCTTTCGGCGCGGGCGGGCCCGAAAACACGGCGCCGGCCTGGCATTCTTCTACTACTCGCCTTCGGCCTCGCTGGTTGTGCTGCCGGCGGATAGCCGTGATGTTCCATTCATTTTCCAGGAAACAACAAATGACTACCAGAGCATCGACATCCAGGGTCAATTGACCTATCGGGTTAAGGATGCGCTGCGACTGGCAGCGATGTTGGATTTCAGTATCGATGCGCGCGGCGTTCCACTGGGCGACGGCGCCGAAAAGCTCACCCTGCGACTGACCAATCTTGTTCAACTCTTGCTTCGCGAAAAAATCCAGAGCTATTCGCTGCGCGATAGTCTGAGCGCCGGTCCGGAGCTGGCCCGTCATGTGAGCGAGCGAATCAAAGACGCGCCGGTTTTTGCCGAACTTGGCCTCGAGGCCCTTGACTTTACACTGCTGCGCATCAGCCCCTCGCCGGAAATGGCGCGCGCACTGGAAGCCGCCGCCCGTGAGACGCTCTTGAAAGACGCCGATCAGGCTATCTACATGCGGCGCAACTTTGCCGTGGAACAGGAGCGGCAAATCAAAGAGAATGAACTGCAGACGCAGATCGCCGTCGAGCAAAAGAATCGCCAGATTCGCGAAGAACAGATGCGCGCCGAAATCGCTGTGCAGGAGCAGCAAAAGGTGATCGAAGAGCGCAAGATGGAAACGGCGGCCATGGTCGAGGAGCGCAAGGCCGAGATCGAACGGGGGAAACTGGAATCGCAGACCGCGCTGGAAGAACAGCGCAAGAAACTGGTGGCCGCGGCGACAGAAAACACTGTGGCCCGAGCGCGCGCGGAAGCGGAGGCGGCGCGTACCAAACTGGGCGCCCTGCAAACGCTCTCTCCAGAGCTACTGGAGATCCTGGCGCTGCAGCAGCTGGATTCGCGCACGCTGATCAGTCGCGCCTTCCGCGACCTGGCGCGCAATTCTGAGAAAATTGGCACGTTGAATCTCAGTCCGGAGCTGCTGGAGTCGCTGATCAAGGCTGATGGCAATCGATAA